A window of Acidobacteriota bacterium contains these coding sequences:
- a CDS encoding HlyD family efflux transporter periplasmic adaptor subunit, whose translation MSTPLTGTGPRPAVPCDPLGARQGRGPVAPTLSARTAYALRLYCLPVALAVAVALNSACSSVATAQKPAASPQASVAAKNPAIANYSTVTVAPGKLTRDLRVSGTTQAVRSQVIRVPRIRGAGFMKILVNIVASGTKVTQGEILASFDDTQVAQDALDDKATYEASVHKVANQAAVNKANSETRAATLKQAQTNFGNAELELSKGPVLTEIQLKSDQINVTNFKADIASIEKQNVLMAKADAAQLRVLQLQSDQAKVNWERDEGNVEALTIRAPISGMVGLVPVRRSDGMGPAEPGDQLFSGQELLRIFDPTNMEVNAQINEADDATLTPGMKGTLTLDAFPGVVLPVHLLTASPIAVATGGFGDTVRTFSALFQVDAASAKLLPDLSAAIDLKITSPQSHLLVPRRAVHFGQSQPYVIVQTADGQWKQQKVQLGNFDNQQVQILAGLKSGQRVQVPAVIIGAGE comes from the coding sequence ATGTCGACCCCATTAACTGGCACGGGGCCCCGCCCGGCTGTGCCGTGCGACCCGCTCGGCGCTCGACAGGGCCGAGGGCCCGTGGCCCCGACCCTGTCGGCGAGGACCGCATACGCCTTACGTCTGTACTGCCTGCCAGTGGCCCTGGCGGTCGCGGTGGCGCTGAATTCGGCTTGCAGTTCGGTTGCCACGGCGCAGAAGCCGGCGGCGAGCCCGCAGGCGAGTGTGGCGGCAAAAAATCCGGCGATTGCCAACTACAGCACGGTCACCGTTGCGCCGGGGAAATTGACGCGCGATCTGCGTGTCTCGGGAACCACACAAGCGGTGCGTAGCCAGGTCATCCGGGTGCCGCGCATCCGGGGTGCGGGTTTCATGAAGATTCTGGTCAATATTGTGGCCAGCGGCACGAAGGTGACTCAAGGCGAGATCCTGGCCAGCTTTGACGACACGCAGGTGGCGCAGGATGCCCTGGACGACAAGGCGACCTACGAGGCCTCGGTGCATAAGGTCGCCAACCAGGCGGCGGTGAATAAAGCCAATAGCGAGACGCGGGCGGCTACCCTGAAGCAGGCGCAAACGAACTTCGGCAATGCTGAGCTGGAGCTGTCGAAGGGGCCGGTGCTGACCGAGATTCAGCTCAAGTCGGACCAGATTAACGTCACCAACTTCAAAGCGGATATTGCCAGCATTGAGAAGCAGAATGTCCTAATGGCGAAGGCCGATGCCGCGCAGTTGCGGGTGTTGCAACTGCAAAGCGATCAGGCGAAGGTGAATTGGGAGCGGGACGAGGGCAACGTCGAGGCACTGACGATTCGCGCGCCCATTTCCGGCATGGTGGGGCTGGTGCCGGTGCGCCGCAGCGATGGCATGGGGCCGGCGGAACCGGGAGATCAGCTTTTCAGCGGCCAGGAGCTGCTGCGCATATTTGACCCTACCAACATGGAGGTCAACGCGCAAATCAATGAGGCCGATGACGCCACCCTCACCCCGGGCATGAAAGGCACGCTCACGCTGGATGCTTTTCCGGGAGTGGTGTTGCCGGTGCATCTGCTGACGGCCAGTCCGATTGCGGTGGCGACGGGCGGGTTCGGCGACACGGTGCGCACGTTTTCGGCGTTGTTTCAGGTGGACGCGGCCAGCGCCAAGTTGCTGCCCGATCTATCTGCGGCGATCGATCTGAAGATCACCAGTCCGCAGTCGCATTTGCTGGTGCCGCGCCGGGCGGTGCATTTCGGGCAGAGTCAGCCCTACGTGATCGTGCAGACGGCGGATGGCCAGTGGAAGCAGCAAAAAGTTCAGTTGGGCAACTTTGACAACCAGCAAGTGCAGATTCTAGCCGGGCTGAAATCGGGGCAACGCGTGCAGGTTCCGGCCGTCATTATTGGAGCGGGTGAATAG
- the mreC gene encoding rod shape-determining protein MreC, which produces MAELRHYGHGRWVLVGLVVGQLLLLGYQIRSPEAGGIRLIRLWSAEAVLPAERISQHYVSKVRDFTANYVALRGVHQQNQQLQKQVTELELQNQQLRQAVRDLPRLDALLGFRRSFTMITMPAQVISHGASPDAQAIYVNRGRNQGLRTNMAVITPQGLVGKLSQVLANSSQVLLLTQADAGVGVLVGAQGYRGILHGLGAGAAQVEHVLKNEVVKPGDEVVTSGEDQVYPKGIPVGTVTAVLTSHDGIFKALAVKPAAELGRLQDVLVITAQLPVPAESQEAGLTAADAREERLPGLEQPAAGIGPINPQQLQIAIPTPPPVIPMPPQAAGVTKPAPKAAQKPSGGGGHGEL; this is translated from the coding sequence ATGGCAGAGTTGCGGCATTACGGGCACGGTCGTTGGGTGCTGGTGGGCCTGGTGGTGGGTCAACTCCTTCTGCTTGGCTACCAGATCCGAAGCCCCGAGGCCGGCGGCATCCGGTTGATCCGGCTTTGGAGTGCTGAAGCGGTCTTGCCGGCGGAGCGGATCTCGCAGCATTACGTCAGCAAGGTGCGGGATTTCACCGCGAATTATGTCGCGCTGCGCGGCGTTCATCAGCAAAATCAGCAATTGCAGAAGCAGGTGACCGAGCTGGAGTTGCAGAACCAGCAGCTTCGGCAGGCGGTGCGGGATTTGCCGCGGCTGGACGCGCTGCTGGGATTTCGCCGGTCTTTTACGATGATTACCATGCCGGCGCAGGTCATCAGCCACGGAGCGAGTCCTGATGCCCAGGCGATTTACGTGAACCGGGGGCGCAACCAGGGTCTGCGTACCAATATGGCGGTAATCACGCCGCAGGGACTGGTGGGCAAGCTCAGCCAAGTGCTCGCCAACTCCTCGCAGGTGCTGCTTCTTACCCAGGCGGACGCTGGGGTGGGGGTTCTGGTGGGCGCGCAAGGCTATCGCGGCATTCTGCATGGCTTGGGCGCCGGGGCGGCGCAAGTCGAGCACGTTTTGAAGAACGAAGTGGTGAAGCCCGGAGACGAAGTGGTCACGTCAGGCGAAGATCAGGTATACCCCAAAGGTATCCCTGTGGGAACGGTGACGGCGGTTCTCACCAGTCATGATGGAATCTTCAAGGCGCTGGCGGTGAAACCGGCCGCCGAACTGGGGCGCTTGCAGGATGTCCTGGTGATCACCGCGCAATTACCGGTGCCGGCAGAGTCGCAAGAAGCCGGCCTGACAGCCGCGGATGCTCGTGAAGAACGACTGCCCGGGTTGGAGCAGCCGGCCGCCGGCATTGGTCCGATCAACCCGCAGCAGTTGCAGATTGCCATACCCACGCCGCCGCCGGTGATTCCCATGCCTCCGCAGGCGGCTGGCGTGACCAAACCGGCACCCAAGGCCGCGCAGAAGCCAAGTGGTGGCGGTGGGCACGGCGAGCTGTGA